From Chryseobacterium sp. IHB B 17019, one genomic window encodes:
- the fabD gene encoding ACP S-malonyltransferase → MKALVFPGQGSQFVGMGKELYDSRKDVKDLMESANEILGFDILSIMFNGADEDLKKTEVTQPSIFIHSVAALKAVNGLGAEMVAGHSLGEFSALVANGVLSFNDGLKLVSERAKAMQAACDANPSSMAAILGLEDAKVEEICAQINGIVVPANYNCPGQLVISGETAAVEEACAKLKEAGAKRALLLPVNGAFHSPLMQPAQERLAAAIEQTKFRNATIPVYQNITTTAVTDPDEIKQNLIAQLTGPVKWTQSVQNMIKDGATNFLEVGPGKTLQGLIKKIDGSVDVASAI, encoded by the coding sequence ATGAAAGCACTTGTATTTCCTGGGCAGGGTTCTCAGTTCGTAGGAATGGGAAAAGAATTGTATGATTCTAGAAAAGACGTAAAGGACTTAATGGAATCTGCCAACGAAATTTTAGGGTTTGATATCCTTTCCATAATGTTCAACGGGGCGGACGAAGATCTTAAAAAAACCGAAGTTACCCAACCATCAATTTTTATACACTCTGTTGCTGCACTGAAAGCAGTAAACGGTCTTGGAGCTGAAATGGTTGCAGGACATTCTTTAGGCGAATTTTCAGCGTTGGTTGCCAATGGTGTTTTATCTTTTAATGATGGGCTGAAACTGGTTTCCGAAAGAGCAAAAGCAATGCAGGCAGCTTGTGATGCCAATCCAAGTTCAATGGCCGCAATTTTAGGATTGGAAGATGCTAAGGTTGAAGAAATTTGCGCACAAATCAACGGAATCGTAGTTCCTGCAAATTACAATTGTCCCGGACAATTGGTGATTTCCGGAGAAACAGCTGCTGTAGAAGAAGCTTGCGCAAAATTAAAAGAAGCCGGAGCCAAAAGAGCTTTGTTATTGCCTGTAAACGGAGCATTTCATTCTCCATTGATGCAGCCTGCACAAGAAAGATTGGCGGCAGCGATTGAGCAGACAAAATTCAGAAATGCTACAATTCCTGTTTATCAGAATATTACAACTACGGCTGTAACGGATCCTGATGAAATCAAACAAAATCTTATTGCACAGTTGACAGGTCCCGTAAAATGGACGCAATCTGTACAAAATATGATTAAAGACGGCGCTACAAACTTCTTAGAAGTAGGCCCTGGAAAAACACTTCAGGGATTGATCAAGAAAATTGACGGTTCTGTAGACGTTGCTTCTGCAATTTAA
- the pckA gene encoding phosphoenolpyruvate carboxykinase (ATP), translating to MKNAKIIQDLEKLGIKGDYEIIYNPSYEELYQAEVSPENQGFEKAELTESGAVSVKTGIFTGRSPKDRYIVQDDVTKDTIFWDGKVNLPTTSEIFQSCKELVLGQLSTANKIYVVDAFCGTNTDTRLKVRFIVEVAWQAHFVTNMFIRPSHYELENFGEPDFTVINGSKTTNPNWEAQGLHSENFVMFNLTEKLQIIGGTWYGGEMKKGMFAMMNYYLPLKGMASMHCSANVGEEGDVALFFGLSGTGKTTLSADPKRYLIGDDEHGWDNNGVFNYEGGCYAKVIDLSAEKEPDIFRAIKRDALLENVVVNNGISDYTDGSITENTRVSYPIYHINKIVLPSKAGHAKKIVYLSADAFGVLPPVSVLDEDQAQYHFLCGYTSKLAGTERGITEPQPSFSPAFGEAFLTLHPTMYSKTLISKMKEHGAKAYLVNTGWNGTGKRISLKDTRAIIDAIIDGSIENAPKTRIPIMNLEIPTSLPNVSEGILDPRNTYSDVSEWEEKAKDLASRYIKNFDQYCNTEEGEKLVASGPQLQQQTTN from the coding sequence ATGAAAAACGCTAAAATCATCCAAGATTTAGAAAAATTAGGGATTAAAGGAGACTATGAAATAATTTATAATCCTTCGTATGAAGAATTGTATCAGGCTGAAGTTTCTCCTGAAAATCAAGGATTTGAGAAAGCTGAGCTTACGGAATCTGGAGCAGTATCAGTAAAAACAGGAATTTTCACAGGTCGTTCACCTAAAGATAGATACATTGTTCAGGATGATGTTACAAAAGACACAATTTTCTGGGATGGTAAGGTAAACCTTCCTACTACTTCGGAAATATTCCAGTCTTGTAAAGAATTAGTGTTGGGTCAGCTTTCTACGGCTAATAAAATTTATGTAGTAGATGCATTCTGCGGAACAAATACAGACACGAGACTAAAAGTAAGATTTATTGTTGAAGTGGCTTGGCAGGCGCATTTCGTTACAAATATGTTCATCCGTCCTTCTCATTATGAATTAGAAAATTTTGGCGAGCCGGATTTCACAGTAATCAATGGTTCTAAAACGACGAACCCGAACTGGGAAGCACAGGGATTACATTCTGAAAACTTCGTAATGTTCAACCTTACTGAAAAACTTCAGATCATCGGAGGGACTTGGTATGGTGGAGAAATGAAAAAAGGGATGTTCGCCATGATGAATTATTACCTTCCATTGAAGGGTATGGCTTCTATGCACTGTTCTGCAAACGTAGGTGAAGAGGGAGATGTTGCTCTTTTCTTCGGACTTTCGGGGACAGGGAAAACAACTTTGTCAGCAGACCCAAAAAGATACCTGATCGGTGATGATGAGCATGGTTGGGATAACAACGGTGTATTCAACTACGAGGGTGGTTGCTACGCAAAAGTAATTGACCTTTCTGCTGAAAAAGAGCCGGATATTTTCAGAGCAATTAAAAGAGATGCTCTTCTTGAAAACGTAGTGGTAAATAACGGAATTTCTGATTATACAGACGGATCTATCACTGAGAACACAAGGGTTTCTTATCCAATTTATCATATCAATAAAATCGTTCTGCCTTCTAAAGCAGGTCACGCAAAGAAAATAGTGTACCTTTCTGCAGATGCTTTCGGGGTATTGCCTCCGGTTTCTGTTTTGGATGAAGATCAGGCACAATACCACTTTCTTTGCGGATATACTTCAAAGTTAGCGGGAACTGAAAGAGGAATTACAGAGCCTCAACCATCTTTTTCACCTGCATTCGGAGAAGCATTCCTGACATTGCACCCGACAATGTATTCAAAAACTTTGATCAGCAAGATGAAAGAACACGGTGCAAAAGCTTATTTAGTTAACACAGGCTGGAACGGTACAGGAAAGAGAATTTCTTTGAAAGATACAAGAGCAATTATTGACGCAATCATTGACGGATCTATTGAAAACGCTCCGAAAACCAGAATTCCAATTATGAATTTGGAAATTCCTACATCTTTACCGAACGTTTCTGAAGGCATTTTAGATCCTAGAAATACATATAGTGATGTTTCTGAATGGGAAGAAAAAGCGAAGGATTTAGCATCAAGGTATATTAAAAACTTCGATCAGTACTGCAATACTGAAGAAGGGGAAAAATTGGTAGCTTCCGGACCTCAATTACAACAGCAGACAACAAACTAA
- a CDS encoding GYDIA family GHMP kinase, whose protein sequence is MGEIFSPGKLMLTSEYFAIDGALVLAVPTKLGQEFFFDEKEDGKSLIFWEAYHQNKLWLKAVIDYENWQILETNIISSAEFILKTLKNVQSLSETKFKGTNSYYLKTNLQFPADYGLGSSSTLMNNLGEWAQIDPFHLNSISLGGSGYDIAVAKEKSAVLFQSKPEIKYERVNFNPSFKNELIFIHLNQKQDSREGINFYKSKKKSQKLVDEFSDLTRNILLCNELENFSELMLVHEQKISNFLEIPTVKARFFNDCPVFVKSLGAWGGDFVMSSKFAGFKDYFWGKDFTTIFEWYDIINL, encoded by the coding sequence ATGGGCGAGATATTTTCACCGGGAAAGCTGATGCTTACTTCAGAATATTTCGCTATTGACGGAGCTCTTGTCCTTGCGGTACCAACCAAGCTGGGACAAGAGTTTTTCTTTGATGAAAAGGAAGACGGGAAGTCGTTGATCTTCTGGGAAGCCTATCATCAAAACAAATTATGGTTGAAAGCTGTCATCGATTACGAAAATTGGCAGATCTTAGAAACCAACATCATTTCCAGTGCCGAATTTATCCTTAAAACCTTAAAAAACGTTCAGAGTCTTTCTGAAACTAAATTCAAGGGCACAAATTCTTACTATTTAAAAACCAACCTTCAGTTTCCTGCCGATTATGGTCTTGGAAGCAGTTCGACTTTGATGAACAACCTTGGAGAATGGGCTCAAATTGATCCTTTTCATTTAAATTCCATCAGTTTGGGAGGAAGCGGTTATGATATTGCCGTGGCAAAAGAAAAATCTGCCGTCCTTTTTCAAAGCAAACCCGAGATCAAATATGAGAGAGTAAATTTTAATCCTTCCTTTAAAAATGAGCTTATTTTTATTCATTTAAATCAAAAGCAAGATAGTCGCGAGGGAATCAATTTTTACAAGTCAAAAAAGAAGTCTCAAAAACTGGTTGATGAATTTTCGGATCTTACAAGAAATATTTTGTTATGCAACGAATTGGAGAATTTTTCCGAATTAATGTTAGTTCATGAGCAAAAAATATCAAATTTTCTTGAAATTCCTACAGTTAAGGCCAGGTTTTTCAATGATTGTCCGGTTTTTGTCAAAAGTTTGGGCGCATGGGGTGGAGATTTTGTCATGAGCTCAAAATTTGCAGGGTTTAAGGACTATTTTTGGGGAAAAGATTTTACTACTATTTTTGAATGGTATGATATAATTAATTTATAA